One window of Nicotiana tomentosiformis chromosome 11, ASM39032v3, whole genome shotgun sequence genomic DNA carries:
- the LOC138901238 gene encoding uncharacterized protein → MPSYAKFLKEILTKKRKIEETSVVMLTEHCSAILQNKLSQKCGDPGSFTIPYSLGTIKFDKSLCDSGASINLMPLSIYRKLEKEIGEIRSVPISFQLADHMTITPEGIVEDMLVRVEKFIFPVDFIVVNMEENKEVPLILRRPFLATGRAILDLHEIKLMLRLDEETVTFKMDVEKGVQK, encoded by the coding sequence ATGCCCTcttatgctaaattcttgaaagagatccttacgaagaagaggaaaatagaggagacctcagtggtcatgctcacagagcattgcagtgcgatattgcaaaacaaactctcacaaaagtgtggagatccagggagttttactataccttactCATTAGGAACTATAAagtttgataagtctttatgtgattctggtgcctcaattaacttaatgcctctatctatttacaggaaacttgagaaggagattggagagataaggtcagtgCCAATATCTTTCCAGCTGGCAGACCATATGACTATAACACCCGAGGGGATAGTCGAAGATATGTTAGTTCGGGTGGAGAAGTTCATATTTCCTGTAGACTTTATAGTGgtaaatatggaggagaacaaggaggtcccccttatcctaagaagaccattcttagcaacgggtagagctatATTGGATTTACACGAGATAAAACTCATGCTTAGACTGGATGAGGAGACTGTGACGTTTAAGATGGATGTAGAAAAGGGGGTGCAAAAATAA